From the Terriglobia bacterium genome, one window contains:
- a CDS encoding aminotransferase class V-fold PLP-dependent enzyme: protein MTTAPFGHSMLDRWMLDPSITYLNHGTVGAPPRRVLEVQQKLRDEIERQPSHFLLREVSPKGVGVWKRETSRVRDAANAVAGFLGARGEDLVFVDNTTSGVNAVLRSFDFREGDEVLVPDAAYGAILYAAEYATRVRGACVRIVEFPKIVLSPDEIVRVVDEAIGPKTRILIIDHVTTGTALILPIAEIAARCRKRGVAILVDAAHAPGAIPVDIAALGVDWYTGNLHKWGWSPRSSGILWVSPARQSSLRPTVISWGLDQGMTSEFDWPGTRDPTPHLAAPAGIAFMRELGVERVQRYNHDLAWAAGRRLAGQLGTHLLGPQEMIGTMITLPLPPRFGSTPEEAAVLRDRLLFEHHIEVHAGALNHQVYIRVSAQIYNEMADVERLAGALVS from the coding sequence CCGCCGCGGCGCGTGCTGGAGGTCCAGCAGAAGCTGCGCGATGAAATCGAGCGGCAGCCGTCCCACTTCCTGCTCCGGGAAGTCTCGCCCAAAGGAGTCGGCGTCTGGAAACGTGAGACATCGCGGGTGCGTGATGCGGCGAACGCCGTCGCCGGATTTCTCGGCGCCAGAGGTGAGGACCTGGTCTTCGTGGACAACACAACTTCGGGTGTCAACGCCGTTCTTCGAAGCTTCGATTTTCGCGAAGGGGATGAGGTCTTAGTTCCGGACGCCGCCTACGGCGCCATTCTCTACGCCGCGGAGTACGCGACGCGGGTTCGAGGCGCATGCGTTCGCATCGTGGAATTTCCAAAAATCGTTTTAAGTCCGGATGAGATCGTTCGGGTTGTCGACGAAGCGATCGGCCCGAAGACGCGCATCCTCATCATCGATCACGTGACCACCGGTACAGCGCTGATCCTGCCGATTGCGGAAATCGCCGCCCGCTGCCGGAAACGCGGTGTCGCGATTCTCGTCGATGCGGCGCATGCCCCGGGCGCGATTCCGGTCGATATCGCCGCTCTCGGCGTCGACTGGTACACGGGAAATCTTCATAAGTGGGGCTGGTCGCCGCGAAGCAGCGGCATCCTCTGGGTCAGCCCCGCCCGGCAGTCCTCGCTTCGACCGACGGTGATTTCGTGGGGACTCGACCAGGGCATGACGAGCGAATTCGACTGGCCGGGAACCCGCGATCCGACTCCGCATCTCGCGGCTCCCGCGGGAATCGCTTTCATGCGGGAACTCGGCGTGGAGCGCGTTCAACGCTACAACCACGACCTGGCATGGGCCGCGGGCCGGAGGCTGGCAGGACAACTCGGCACGCACCTTCTCGGACCGCAGGAAATGATCGGCACCATGATCACGCTGCCGCTTCCGCCGCGTTTCGGGTCGACGCCGGAAGAAGCCGCGGTTCTGCGCGACCGGCTGCTCTTCGAACACCACATCGAAGTGCATGCCGGCGCATTGAACCATCAGGTTTACATTCGCGTGTCGGCGCAGATCTATAACGAGATGGCGGATGTGGAGAGACTGGCGGGGGCTTTGGTTAGTTAA